The sequence TTTGTAAAATAATGTATACAAACAAATGATTTCATAATCGGACAGAGTCTTTCTACCTTAAACTAAAGGTTCAGTTAGTCTGATCAGTTCATTTGGATGATTGAACtaaaacattattatattatataaaataatatgacgaattaaagaaaaagatcaatcaagaaaaaaaatactatgaGTAAGATATAAAtaagtatataaatatttatttatcaaggtttaaaaaatcaataaattttgatttttttttttcaaatagatCTATTAATCATACAGAATGTCATGTCATTTTTTTTCTCATATGAAATAATGCAGTGGTTTACGTGAAAATAAAATGTGCCTTTTTGGATAATTGGATTTACACTTGGGATACTGTTCAATATAACTTCGAATAATCGCAGATAAGATAGAGAAATCAAAAATAACTCGACTCTAAGAGGAGATCGGCGGCCATGATGACAAACTCGAATTGACATAGAGAAATCGACCGACTTTGTATGCCCATGGAAAAAGGGGGAGACGAGAGATTCTCACAGGAAAAATTGGCTAAGGAAAGCAAATACAGTTTCtcatttgatttcgagtttgAGTTGACAACATTTGggaaacatatatttttagttattaATTTACACATTTTATTTGTTGTCATATTATCCGTCAAGTTGCAGTCTTAGTCAACTGATTTGTACGTTCTCCAATTCTAGTCATTTTTCACTTGGGTGTTAATGTAGCTAATATCTGATATCGCGTCAACAATTTCAATATATCATCATTTTCGATATCATGCAATCATTTCCCATCACCATGTCTCACtctgataaaaataatacttgatattaaaaaaaattaatgcatTAAGAtcgtaaattaaaaaaataatcaaaattgaaaaacatgccagtaatatgataaaaatgaaaagTTCACATAATATCTATTACTATCTTATAAAGTTAAAAATCTTGAATAAACGATTTTGGTGTGtgagtgatttttttttccaaaatctcataAATATCCCTTAACTCACTTATATTTTTCTAGAAATTTATTATCATTCAAAATCTCTTTCGaaatcaatttcaaatattGAGGAAAATTAGCTAGATATATGTAAGAACCTTCATTTTTTAAAGTTTCTTCCGATAAATATTCCTTAACTTTATTATATGTTGGGTTGACAAACATAAGTAATCTTggttttgatgataacaaaacttgcTATTGCGTTTCTAACGTATTTATTTGAGTGTGAAGCTGCTAACTCAATATGAAAGTTGAAACTCAAATTTAGCTAAACTGAGAATCCGGTGAGCTTCATTTTTTTGATGATATATCATAGTTCGTTGATCCGAATGACCCGCCGCCAAAACGACTgaaaaaaaactcaatttggCACAAGtagtatttcacgtcagttgggctaaatcggatgttatctaggcAAACTGACAATTGTGAAACAAAACTGATTGCACaaaaacaacaatcagttgCGGTTATCCAAATGAAATGATTCAGTATGGGTTATTAAGctaagacaatgatctacaaatcatgtTCACAAGTCAAAGTCAGAATCAGAGTGTAATATGCttataaatgacaatgaagataCGAGTTCTGCGTAGACTGAAATCGACAATACTGATTTCAGTATACATCATCAGTTTGGTTTAGTTGAGTTGAGTTTAGTTTAGTTGAGCAAAACTGAATAAAAACGTCAAAATCAGTTGGGCTCGGAAAAAGTGGTCAGCAAGGTGGAAATGACCGTTTCAATATCAAAAACATTATATAAACCTTTCAAACAATCATATTCTCGTATCtaatgtatatataattattggTGCCTATAAATACATCTTGAAGTTCAATTACAAGATTTAGAAGGGAATTCAAAGTATGGGTAGCCTACATGAAGAAATGCGAGCAAACCCAATGTGTAAGAATACATTTGAGAGATAAATACATTGTAAATGATTaaatcctcacacacaatctctcatatatatacatgaaagTATAGCTTCAAAGTTTTGTTGAGTGAGTCTTTAaacaaagacattaaagattttttttgtaGTCTTGGCATAAGAAACGTTAAACATTATACGGATTTTGAGGTTGTGACCTACAATTGAGAATGCGCTAGGAGTTTTGATTCATAAGTCTTAAGTTGAAATAGGTTTGTACAAGGAGTTGTatgaatcaaagtcttctaatggATCATTCTCAAGGAGAAGAAAGGGTGACATATGAGTTGTTAatatctgaacatccataaaaaaattgtgGATATTTATTTATCGCAATTATTTACTTTTACTGTTTTTAAGAtatattgttgaagcattttatgtttatgtaatgcctgaagtaaatattacaagttgttgatttagtaatgtgatattactaaataattaatgatttttaaagaatgaaatatgacatattttggtcatatgaagtccaaatgatttgaaatttggatatgacgtagaaaattaaagatatagaagtttcgtgttttgagttttgaaaactttgatcgtttgactggtccaaattGATATATCGGCGTTGAAaaagttaaatattatatattatattatattaaattattttattatattaatataatataatataatattaaaatatatacatatatatatataataatataaaatagatGGGAATCGATGGATTTCAATCTCATTGAGATTGACGAGAAACAGAGAGAATGAGAGAGGTgagagaaaataattatttcgattttttttttcgatcttgcgacttatcagtttatccaatcgacgaaccgaatTCAGTTCTGGAATCGTTGATACGAGGTCTTcaatttgaggtataaattttatagttttggggatgtttgaaattcgtcgatttctggaataaatatgattaattgttaaatcatacagaaattgaagattgttgaatagtgtatgattttaacggagtagagaagattatagtggtgttattttgaattattctcaatttatgataattagggatttttaatcgttgaattgagattggagaggtgtttgtcagttgttattgattttgattatatattcggagtctacgaagtataggctacacgttgatGTTGTACGTTCGACGATATTGATGTCGCCGATGTttgggtgcgacgtatcgtcgatgttattcgttcaacgatattgctgtcgccggagaaggggtgcgacgtatcgttgatgttattcgttcgacgatattgctgtcgccggtgttgggacgtatcgtcgatgttgttgttacagtagtatgggagtgatgatgttgatatcgttggtggtttgattgtccagagacagcaaagggagtatttctgttatcattccagttatattttatattgttgataatataactgttatgttttacgatgatgattgttgtgtatgctcaccctttggggggttgtttctgttggacaggttacaggactatgctgtgagacaggatagtAGTGAAGGattaggtgtgtctagtcaaacagtcctgcagttgatagtagatagagacagtatagtttattgtcttacttgagttgtatgtgtgtatttattatactgtttctgctgcattgatgtagatagtgtggtgattgcactattttgtcgtatatgcattatattattacgtcgttgaaaataaaatgtttatgcatatgacgtcacatgttgtatgattacgtggcgaggtttggggcgccacaatTGGTTGTATCAGAGCATATGTTAGATGTCTGGGATGGTTAGAAGTTGGGTTTGTGATGAGAGAGTTGGATGAAGATATTATCTGCATGTGTCTGTGCATTTGACTtgttattgatgatttctcagTATGATTGATTGATCTTTAGTTGCATGTGTTTTCGTTCAAAAGATGTGATGATGATAACTGGATTGTAATTGTTAAATGTTATTATTAACAATTTGATTTCCAGTGATGGCAGCTAGAGAACAGGTACATCCACATGGACAAACGGAAGAGGTTGACACTGGGTTTGGGCAGATGAATCCATTGCCACCTCCTCCTATGGGATAGGCACCTGCGGATCAGCTTTTATTGCCTGGTGAGTTGACTTTGGCACAATTCAGCAGTTATCTTCTGCCGAGATTTGATAGTTCTGAGACTGGCGAGCGAGCAGAGGAGTGGATTGAGAGGATAGAGCAGATACTTGTGACTGCTCTGTGTGCTAGGTCTGCTTGGTTACGATTGGCTACATTTCAGCTTTCGAGAAATGTACTATTGTGGTGGCCGACGACTGAGGTCGGATTGAGAGCCCAGGGCCGTACTGttgattgggatgtgtttcgCTCTCGTTTTCTTGATAAGTATTTTTCTATAGCAGTCAGACAGAAGAAAGAGAGAGAATTCGAGGATTTGAGACAGGGGAGTATGTCTGTTGCTGAGTATGAGTCTCGGTATTCTACATTGCTGAAATATGTGCCACATGGTTCTACGAATGTTCATGCTAAGATGAGGCACTTCTTGAAAGGGTTGAAGTTAGAGTTATTTGATCGTGTGCAATCGAACAACCCAGTATCATTTGAGGATGCAGTGACGAGAGCTGAGATGGCTGAGTTGGTGATGCAGGAGTATGGGGCTCAGGGACGATTATTAGAGCCGACTAGGGAGTCATTGCGACCACATGGACAGTCTTTCAAATATCAGAAgggttcatcttcttcttcatcatcatcggGGAAGCGTCGATTGGATTTACGACATGTTGAGAGTCGTTGGGGCAGTTCTCAGTCTGTTCAAGGGAAGAGAGGGGAGTCCAGAGCAGTGAGATGTTTTCGTTGTGGGGGACCTCATCTGATCAGACAGTGTACACAGACCGAGATCACCTGTTTTGAGTGTGGCGGTGTTGGCCATATAACGAGACAGTGTCCTAGCCGTGAGGGACAGCGAGAGCCCAGGAATGATAGAGGTAGATCCTCATAGAGAGGAGGACGACTGCCTCAGCAGTTTACACCACGACCTTCTGGAGGACAGCCACGTATGCAGAGAGCTGGTCCGCCTCAGGCACAGGTGTATGCTTTGACACGAGAGCAGGCAGAGGAGGCACGAGAGGAGATGATAGCAGGTAAGTGTTATTTATGTTCTTATCCTGCTTATATTCTTGTTGATACCGGTGCctcgcatacatttatatcaaaGAGGTTTGTGGTTGAGCATCATATGCGCTCGTCTCCATTGTCTATGCCTCTTTCTTTTTCGACACCATTTGgagttgatatatcagttgtatCGATGATATCAGATTgtattatttcttatgaggACTATGAGCTGAGATCTTATATGATTATTCTagagatgactgattttgattgtattgtgggaATTAATGTGTTGAGGAGATATTGTGCGACCACTACTAAAAAAAAAGGcgtaggtcaaataaaaccgttgttaaaagccctgtggttaaagggtgtgctcaaagacaacggtgaaaaaccgttgtcgtagacgtctaaagacgacggtgacaaacagttgtcgtaggtatataaaaccgttgttaaaggtcctgtggCTAAAacattcgctaaaagacaacgattttggagtgatgtggtagttacaatttgcgacggttttgcaaaTTAATTCGCGACGGACATCATCGTTAACCGTCActacaattagcgacggtcgtaatttaaacggtcgctaaacagcgacggtttaaaataccgtcgctaaatttagcgacggtttcgtatgctttccgtcgctaagtttttcagtaaaataaaaaaatatttcagttttaatattttaataaatatacaaaaaaactcacaatctaatatgctaattatattcttgatttaccgtcgaaaatactatattcttgattttaaaaatttattaaactttaaagagaaaatcgaaactaaaattgtgtgagggagaaaaattttaagtgttgtgaagtggtatggtagaaaatggactgagggtggggatatttatagacagtttgcgacatttttgactttaaccgtcgcaaatagcgacggttatttttctaactgtcgccgatttaaaattagcgacgcttttacaagaactgtcgctatatttagcaacGGTCAAtaagaaccgtcgctaaacatAGCGACGGCTAagtataaactgtcgctaattatagataggcgacggtattaccaaaattgtcgctaaaattagcgacggttatacaaaaaccgtcgctaaatttagcgacactttttacaaaaccgtcgctatatttacatCTGCGACGGTGttgcttaaaaccgtcgctaacttttgcgacggttatactttaaccgtcgcacgatttaaattagtgacggtatagtataaccgtcgctaattataccgacagattttacttaaatggtcgcaaaatgtaatattgacaacaaatttatagaaaaaccagttgaaaaacaacggttttttacaaaccgttgtcgtagcttgaagaaaaacgctaatagacaacagtttaaaaacagttgtcgtagcgcaaaaaaaaaaaacgctcatagacaacggtttttaaaaaccgttgtcgtagcccaaaaaaaaatgctcatagacaacggtttttaaacaccgttgtcgtagatgtatcaaagacaacggttttaaagaaactgctgtctttgagcggattttttggctacgaaaaccgttgttaaaagtaaaaagacaacggtattaaccgttgtctttgatgtgttgttgaatccgatttttcttgtagtggacTGTTGATTGTTATCAGCGAGTAGTATATTTTTACACCGATGAGAAAGAGCATTGGACATTTTATGGGAAAGGTTCTCGTCCCTGTGTTCCGTTGGATCTGCTATCCGGATGTCTCGGTTATTGGAGCTTGgccatgagggttatcttatttatGTTGTAGATGTGACAGAGAATAAGAAGGAGGTGGGAATAGAAAAGATACATGTAGTTACTGAGTTTTCcgatgtatttcctgatgagattccaggCTTCCCACCAGCCCGTGAAGTGGAGTTTGGGATTGAGTTGATGTCAGGTACTTCCCCTATTTCTCGTTCtccttacagaatggcaccaggAGAGTTGAGAGAGTTGAAAGCCCAGTTACTGGACTTGCTGGACAAGGGATATATTCGTCCTAGTGTATCGCCTTGGGGTGCACCAGTCCTATTTGTgagaaagaaagatggaacgatgcggctttgtattgactaccgacaGCTGAATAAGGtaacgattaagaataaatatcccctttctcgtattgatgatttgtttgatcagttgcaaagAACCTCAGtatattcgaagattgatttgaggtcaggatatcatcagatacgagttagaggatgatattcagaagacagcattcaggaccagatatgcgcattatgagtttttggttatgccgtttgggttgacgaatgctccagatGTGTtcatgagtttgatgaatagggtatttcagccttatctcgatcgatttgttattgtgtttattgatgatatattgatatattacAGGAGTGAGGCTGAGCATGTTGGGCATTTGCGTTCAGTGTTACAGGTGTTGCGAGATAGACAGTTTTATGCCAAACTCaataagtgtgagttttggcggATCGAgtggtcttcttgggtcatgttatatcgagagatgggatttctgttgatccaatgAAGGTCGAAGCCGTGTTACAGTGGTCTGCACctacatctgtaccagagatccgtagtttcttgggtttagcaggttattatcgtcgatttatcgacggattttcaaagattgctagaccttTGACACACTTGACTCAGAAAAGGTGTGCGATTTCAGTTGTCTGAAGCATGTGAGAGGagttttcaggagttgaagCACCGACTGACGACTGCACCGGTGTTATCAATCTCTACAGAAAACGAgaggtttgttgtttatactgatgcatcattacatggtttgggatgtgtttgatgcaggatcgacatgttgtggcatacgcctcgagacagctgaaaccacACGAAACAAGGTACCCTGTGCATGACTTAGAGTTGGCAGCCATTatctttgccttgaagatatggcgacactatttatatggtaccTCGTTTACAATTTATacggatcataagagtttgagatttttgtttactcagacagagttgaatatgagacagagacggtggttagatttgttgaaggattatgactgtgaaaTTGAATATCATCCTGGTCGAGCTAATCTTACagctgatgcattgagccgtaaagTGAGTTGTACTGCAGAGGATGTGAGTCGTTTATCAGCTATGATGATGTCTTGTTGTTCCTTgggatatgattttgatatctCGACGACTCCTATCCAGGTATCGACCTTATTAGTTGAACCTGATATTTATGGTTGTATTCGTGAGGCACAGATGACAGATGAGAGAGTTCAGCAATGGAAGGAGTTAGTTTCTCGGAAACAAGATACTCACTTTAGAGTGGCTGATGATGGCAGTTTGAGGATGAATGATAGATGGGTAGTTCCTGATGCATCTGAGTTGCGACAGGGCCTGTTGCGGCGTGCACATTGCAGCCGGTATTCTGTCCACCCTAGTGGcaagaagatgtataaggatctacgctctcaattttggtggaagggaatgaaacgtgatgtgattGATTTTGTGCGTCGACGTCTTAATTGTCAACATATCAAAGCTGAGAGGAGAAGGCCAGGAAGTGAATTGAGGAGTTTAGAAGTACCGacttggaaatgggagcacatatcgatggattttgtgactcatttaccaaGAAGCACTGGAActattgatgctatttgggtgattgttgatcgattgacgaaAGTTGCACATTTTATACCCTATAGCATGAAAAGTACGTATTTGACGATGGCACAGTTGTATATACGAGAGATCGTACGGTTGCCTaggattccagtgtctattatatctgatacacatcctcgatttacttctcatttttgggaaggattgcagactgcgatggggacagagttgagattgagtacagcttatcatcctcagacagatggtcagactgagcgtactattcagacactggaggatatgttgcgtgcttatgttatggattttaaatctgtTTGGCAATCATCTATTCCATTGGTGGAGTTTgcgtataacaatagttatcagagtagtattcagatggctccatttgaggcattgtatgggagGCGTTGTAGATATCCGTTATACTGGGATGATGTTGATCGAGCTGTAGTTATCGGTCCTGATATGATTCATGAGATGGAACAGAAAGTAAAGTTGATACAACAACGATTGAAAGCAGCGCAAGATAGACAGACCGCCTATGTCAATAAAAGACGAAGACCCTTAGAGTTTCAGCAAGGCGATcgagtatttttgaaagtttctcTTTTTCGTGGCACAGTGCGATTTGGTATGAAAGGAAAGTTGGCACCGAGATATGTTGGCCCATATGAGATATTGCTGCAGCGGATAGGCACTTTAGCTTATCGATTGGCTCTACCTTCATCTTTATCTggtattcatgatgtgtttcatgtgtcgatgttgcggaagtatgagCCGGATCTTTCACATGTATTGGATATTTATGATGTTCAGTTAGATCCTGATGTGTCTTATATTGAGAGACCAGTTTGTATTTTGGATCGATCTGAACGGAAACTTCGTAGTAAGCTTATACCGATGGTGAAGGTTCAGTGGGAGCATAGAGGTgtcgaagaggccacttgggagacagagcgGCATATGAGGGAGCTCTACCCCTACTTATTCTGATGGTATGACGtatctttatttatgcatgttattactgttgttgattaatttcggggtcgaaattcatttaaggggggtagaaatgtaatgcctgaagtaaatattacaaGTTGTTTATTTAGTAATgtgatattactaaataattaatgatttttaaagaatgaaatataacatattttggtcatatgaagtccaaatgatttgaaatttggatatgacGTAGAAaatcaaagatatagaagtttcgtgttttgagttttgaaaactttgatcgtttgactggtccaaattGATATATCGGCGTTGAAaaagttaaatattatatattatattatattctattattttattaaacattatattcattcttattctgaaaattaaatacctctttttattagttcagtaatttgaatatggtatataggctggaaaccaataatcttcatgtgtgcgaaagccactaaggaaacatttggtaaaacaatgccacgtatcagattaaatttgtattccaagcctcagatggtatcagagccatggaaatagttttggttgatgatttaatactgtttattcaaatgaatattttcagtatgaaagaaactgttaaaaac comes from Primulina huaijiensis isolate GDHJ02 chromosome 17, ASM1229523v2, whole genome shotgun sequence and encodes:
- the LOC140962577 gene encoding uncharacterized protein; the encoded protein is MAAREQVHPHGQTEEVDTGYLLPRFDSSETGERAEEWIERIEQILVTALCARSAWLRLATFQLSRNVLLWWPTTEVGLRAQGRTVDWDVFRSRFLDKYFSIAVRQKKEREFEDLRQGSMSVAEYESRYSTLLKYVPHGSTNVHAKMRHFLKGLKLELFDRVQSNNPVSFEDAVTRAEMAELVMQEYGAQGRLLEPTRESLRPHGQSFKYQKGSSSSSSSSGKRRLDLRHVESRWGSSQSVQGKRGESRAPRMQRAGPPQAQVYALTREQAEEAREEMIADVTENKKEVGIEKIHVVTEFSDVFPDEIPGFPPAREVEFGIELMSGTSPISRSPYRMAPGELRELKAQLLDLLDKGYIRPSVSPWGAPVLFVRKKDGTMRLCIDYRQLNKE